A DNA window from Candidatus Sulfidibacterium hydrothermale contains the following coding sequences:
- a CDS encoding NCS2 family permease, protein MFENYFQLKKHNTDVRTEFMAGLTTFLTMAYILAVNPGILGKTGMDPHAIFTATALGSIVATLVMALYANLPFALAPGMGLNAFFAFTVVLGMGYSWEFALTAVFLEGIIFILLTFFKIRELIVDAIPLTIKHAISAGIGLFIAFIGLHGAGIVVSDKATLVTLGNLNNPTAWIALSGLLITGILLALRIKGALIWGIFASTLIGIPLGITHFPHASLVQLPPSIAPIFFKFQWHHILTINMLIILFTFLFVDMFDTVGTLVGVASKANMLTKEGKLPGINKALLADAIGTTFGAMVGTSTVTTYVESAAGVAEGGRTGLTALTTAILFILALFLAPVFLMVPEAATAPVLIVVGSFMMSPVQKINFADYTESIPAFLTIITMPLAYSIADGIAFGMISYVILKVLSGRHNDVNWMMYILTALFILKFIL, encoded by the coding sequence ATGTTTGAGAATTACTTTCAGTTAAAAAAGCACAACACCGATGTCCGCACTGAATTCATGGCCGGTTTAACCACCTTTTTAACCATGGCCTACATTCTCGCTGTAAATCCGGGAATCCTCGGCAAAACCGGAATGGACCCCCATGCCATTTTTACAGCTACGGCTTTGGGGTCCATTGTAGCTACACTGGTTATGGCTTTATATGCTAATCTTCCTTTTGCTCTGGCTCCCGGAATGGGATTGAATGCTTTTTTTGCATTCACTGTCGTATTAGGAATGGGATATTCCTGGGAATTTGCCCTTACAGCCGTTTTTCTTGAAGGGATCATCTTTATCCTGTTAACCTTTTTCAAAATAAGGGAACTGATTGTAGATGCCATTCCGCTTACCATCAAACATGCTATTTCGGCCGGAATCGGATTGTTTATTGCCTTTATCGGACTTCACGGGGCCGGAATTGTCGTTTCTGATAAGGCCACACTGGTTACATTGGGAAACCTGAACAATCCAACAGCCTGGATTGCATTATCCGGACTACTCATCACCGGAATCTTACTGGCGCTGCGGATAAAAGGAGCTTTGATTTGGGGGATTTTTGCCTCCACCCTTATCGGTATTCCGTTGGGCATTACCCATTTTCCACACGCATCCCTCGTACAGCTTCCCCCTTCCATTGCTCCTATCTTTTTCAAATTTCAGTGGCACCACATCCTGACAATAAACATGCTAATCATCCTGTTTACCTTTTTGTTTGTGGATATGTTTGATACCGTAGGTACGCTGGTCGGTGTAGCATCCAAGGCTAATATGTTGACGAAGGAAGGAAAGCTTCCCGGAATTAACAAAGCCCTTCTGGCCGACGCCATCGGAACCACTTTCGGCGCCATGGTGGGCACCTCTACCGTAACCACTTACGTGGAAAGCGCAGCCGGGGTCGCCGAAGGTGGAAGAACCGGTTTAACCGCTCTTACTACTGCTATACTTTTTATCCTGGCCCTGTTTCTGGCTCCCGTTTTTTTGATGGTTCCGGAAGCAGCTACCGCACCCGTACTGATTGTCGTCGGCTCTTTTATGATGAGCCCGGTACAAAAAATCAATTTTGCCGATTATACGGAAAGTATTCCTGCTTTTTTAACCATCATCACAATGCCGCTCGCCTATAGCATTGCTGATGGCATTGCCTTTGGCATGATTTCGTATGTTATTTTAAAAGTACTGAGTGGCCGACATAATGATGTCAACTGGATGATGTATATCCTGACCGCTTTGTTTATTCTCAAATTTATCCTTTAA
- a CDS encoding elongation factor G: protein MKVYKTSEIRNVALIGGAKSGKTTMAEAMLFEGKIINRKGTIEDKNTVSDYKPIEQEREHSVHSALLHTIYDNKKINILDVPGFADYVGETIAALNVADTALLTVNAQAGVEATTETAWRQTVVANSPVVFVVNQLDHHSANFDDAVNSLRDYFGDKVTVVQYPVNAGEGFDTIIDLVLMKQLKFKDGGGEPEVSDIPDSEKDKAEELHLKLIENAAEGDEALMEKYFENDTLTIEEMREGLRLGLISRAIFPVMVSSAKHGIGVTRLLDFISKSCPAPNDMPARKTTDGKEYHCSTEEPAALFIFKTSIEQHLGEVSYFKVYGGVISEAMDLINPRTDNKERITQLFVLNGKNRDKVEKVEAGDIAVTIKLKDVQTGDSLMDPKNAGAGFEPFPLPDPLYTVAVKAVNSADDEKLGALLNEMHKTDPSLGIEFSRELKQLLVKSQGEFHINTVKWYLTKANGVEVEIFTPKVPYRETITKIADASYRHKKQSGGSGQFGEVHLRVQPYVEDYKKPTDFPVRGTEEHDLPWGGKLIFNNCIVGGAIDARFMPAILKGIMERMTEGPLTGSYARDIIVYVYDGKMHPVDSNEISFKLAGRNAFSMAFKDAGPKIMEPIYDVEIIVPEDMMGAVMTDLQGRRGMIMGMDSKGKNQIIRAKVPGAEMARYATSLSSITSGRGVFSMKFDQYQQVPTDVQERLLKEYEESQKEED, encoded by the coding sequence ATGAAGGTTTACAAAACAAGCGAGATTAGGAACGTAGCACTTATTGGTGGTGCCAAATCAGGAAAAACCACCATGGCTGAAGCCATGCTGTTTGAAGGAAAAATCATCAATAGAAAAGGAACCATTGAAGATAAAAATACGGTTTCGGATTATAAACCCATCGAACAGGAAAGAGAACATTCGGTACACTCTGCTCTGCTTCATACCATTTATGACAATAAAAAAATTAACATTCTCGATGTTCCGGGATTTGCTGATTACGTAGGCGAAACCATTGCCGCATTAAATGTAGCGGATACCGCTTTGCTCACAGTAAATGCCCAGGCCGGGGTAGAAGCAACCACCGAAACAGCCTGGCGGCAAACCGTAGTGGCTAACAGCCCGGTAGTCTTTGTCGTTAATCAGCTGGACCACCATAGTGCAAACTTCGACGATGCCGTCAATTCGCTAAGAGATTATTTCGGAGATAAAGTAACTGTCGTACAGTATCCTGTAAATGCTGGAGAAGGTTTTGACACCATTATTGATTTGGTGTTAATGAAACAATTAAAATTTAAAGACGGCGGCGGCGAACCGGAAGTATCGGATATCCCGGATAGTGAAAAAGACAAAGCGGAAGAACTGCATCTGAAACTCATTGAAAATGCAGCCGAAGGTGATGAAGCCCTGATGGAAAAATATTTCGAAAACGACACACTTACCATTGAAGAGATGCGTGAGGGGCTCCGACTGGGACTTATTTCGCGGGCAATTTTCCCCGTAATGGTTTCATCAGCCAAACATGGCATTGGCGTAACCCGCTTACTTGATTTTATCAGCAAATCCTGTCCGGCTCCTAATGACATGCCGGCCCGTAAAACGACTGACGGAAAAGAATACCATTGCTCTACAGAAGAACCGGCCGCTTTGTTCATTTTCAAAACGTCTATTGAGCAACATCTCGGAGAAGTTTCTTATTTCAAAGTTTATGGCGGTGTGATTTCCGAAGCGATGGACCTGATCAATCCGCGTACCGATAACAAAGAACGGATCACTCAGTTGTTTGTTTTGAACGGAAAAAACCGTGATAAAGTAGAAAAAGTAGAAGCCGGTGACATCGCTGTGACCATCAAGCTGAAAGATGTACAAACCGGAGACTCGCTGATGGATCCGAAAAATGCCGGAGCTGGTTTTGAGCCTTTCCCGTTGCCCGATCCGTTGTACACCGTAGCCGTTAAAGCCGTAAATTCTGCCGACGATGAAAAACTGGGAGCATTGCTTAACGAAATGCACAAAACTGACCCCAGCCTGGGTATAGAATTTTCACGGGAACTGAAACAGCTGCTGGTAAAAAGCCAGGGAGAATTCCATATCAACACCGTAAAATGGTATCTGACCAAAGCCAACGGAGTAGAAGTAGAAATCTTTACCCCCAAAGTTCCTTACCGCGAAACCATCACAAAAATTGCCGATGCCAGTTACCGGCATAAAAAACAATCAGGTGGTTCCGGTCAGTTTGGCGAAGTCCATTTACGGGTTCAACCTTATGTGGAAGATTACAAGAAACCCACTGATTTTCCGGTAAGAGGAACGGAAGAACATGATCTTCCGTGGGGCGGAAAACTTATTTTCAATAACTGTATTGTTGGTGGGGCTATTGACGCCCGTTTCATGCCTGCCATTCTGAAAGGAATTATGGAACGCATGACCGAAGGCCCGTTGACCGGATCGTATGCCCGGGATATTATCGTATATGTGTATGATGGGAAAATGCACCCGGTGGACTCTAACGAGATTTCATTTAAACTGGCCGGAAGAAACGCCTTTAGCATGGCATTTAAAGATGCCGGCCCGAAAATTATGGAGCCCATTTACGATGTGGAAATCATTGTTCCTGAAGATATGATGGGCGCTGTAATGACCGATTTACAAGGCCGTAGAGGAATGATCATGGGAATGGACAGCAAAGGCAAAAACCAGATTATCCGAGCCAAAGTACCGGGAGCTGAAATGGCAAGATATGCCACATCTCTTAGCTCCATTACCTCAGGCCGTGGTGTTTTCTCCATGAAATTCGATCAATACCAACAGGTACCAACCGATGTACAGGAACGCCTGTTGAAAGAATACGAAGAATCACAAAAAGAGGAAGATTAA
- a CDS encoding DUF5020 family protein: protein MKRFFLLFLGFVLSLTTFAQTDIQLHWVFGAKDQQAHLLSTVESFNVDKWGSTYFFIDMNYKVSDNLYGVNTSYWEISRNLRFWKPPIDFHVEYNGGFGMYEATPYNGAYEIKNAWLFGGQYTWASKDFNKIFILELLYKYIVREDYPSFQITGVWKLNFFKKKLTVSGFFDFWHENKDYTHSDGTTNHTNMVFLSQPQFWYNFGQHFSMGSEIDLENNFIIENFRIVATAAVKWTF from the coding sequence ATGAAAAGATTTTTTCTCCTTTTTTTGGGTTTTGTGCTTAGCCTGACCACTTTTGCACAAACCGACATTCAGCTTCACTGGGTTTTTGGAGCCAAAGACCAACAGGCCCACCTTCTCTCCACCGTCGAAAGTTTTAATGTGGACAAATGGGGAAGTACTTACTTTTTCATTGACATGAACTATAAGGTAAGTGACAACCTTTATGGGGTGAATACTTCCTATTGGGAAATTTCACGAAATTTACGATTCTGGAAACCGCCCATTGATTTCCACGTGGAATATAACGGTGGTTTTGGGATGTACGAAGCCACCCCTTACAATGGCGCCTACGAAATTAAAAATGCCTGGCTGTTCGGGGGGCAATACACCTGGGCAAGTAAAGATTTCAATAAAATCTTTATTCTGGAATTACTTTACAAATACATTGTTAGAGAAGACTATCCATCCTTTCAGATTACCGGAGTCTGGAAACTGAACTTTTTTAAGAAGAAGCTGACCGTTTCCGGATTTTTCGATTTCTGGCATGAAAACAAAGACTATACACACAGCGACGGAACAACCAATCACACCAACATGGTTTTCCTCTCCCAACCCCAATTTTGGTATAATTTTGGACAACATTTTTCCATGGGTTCCGAAATCGATCTGGAAAATAATTTTATTATTGAAAACTTTAGAATTGTAGCTACAGCAGCTGTAAAATGGACTTTTTAA
- a CDS encoding T9SS type A sorting domain-containing protein: MKTFTRILFILLASIAFVFSAFGQNKSFDASLNPEQAKNPSFLLWDFPVNFHERLHPAFPYHDKHNKSLNVQDITLDTVSVTSYFENPKRYIYTYSSGNLTMTLVQEEGNNGWENNTVNICVYDTSGNKLVSIWENWQDSVWVNAAKNIYTYGFNNVMETCVGEIWNNGEWEKSDSTTYTYDASGKLLSSYKEVWNDSTWVDNTFDLATYDSVGNLVNLTSTVWDDSLGWLKKQQYFYTYDTNHNVLTALIQNGVNFQWQNFYKEEYTYDSANNKLSYIGQTWRETDSTWVNSEQYLYTYDTYGWLTNALGQNWDTVNNQWVNYVNAQYTHDLYGGIESDYVQRWNDSVWADSALTQYVYDKYGDAISGDYYTWDGNSWVINQDGPFQVSYNYNIDYKYFVGYHFDAAYSTPVAEAVKMLKSPVSKFVCIPNPASTSSVIQLNLDEKTNVNLSIFDITGKKLKTIYKGSLPKGTYHYPLSLEAFPSGIYFASVGTAYSIKTIKIVWMN, translated from the coding sequence ATGAAAACCTTTACCCGGATATTGTTCATCCTTTTAGCTTCTATTGCTTTTGTTTTTTCTGCCTTTGGGCAAAATAAAAGCTTTGATGCCTCTTTAAATCCAGAGCAGGCAAAAAATCCGTCTTTTTTGCTTTGGGATTTCCCGGTAAATTTTCATGAACGTCTTCACCCGGCCTTTCCTTATCATGATAAACATAATAAGTCGCTTAATGTTCAGGATATAACACTTGATACAGTAAGTGTGACTTCTTATTTTGAAAATCCTAAACGATATATTTACACCTATTCATCCGGTAATTTAACAATGACCTTAGTACAGGAAGAAGGTAATAATGGGTGGGAGAATAATACGGTAAATATTTGTGTTTATGACACTTCCGGAAATAAGCTGGTTTCAATTTGGGAAAATTGGCAAGATTCGGTTTGGGTCAATGCCGCAAAAAACATTTATACATACGGTTTTAATAATGTAATGGAAACTTGTGTGGGAGAAATATGGAATAATGGGGAATGGGAAAAATCAGACAGTACAACATATACTTATGATGCCAGCGGTAAATTGTTGTCTTCTTATAAAGAGGTTTGGAATGACAGTACATGGGTCGATAATACTTTTGATTTGGCAACTTACGATTCTGTGGGCAATCTGGTGAATTTAACAAGCACGGTTTGGGATGATAGTTTGGGGTGGCTTAAAAAGCAACAATATTTTTATACTTACGATACCAACCACAATGTTTTAACTGCCCTTATTCAAAATGGGGTAAATTTCCAATGGCAGAACTTTTATAAAGAAGAGTATACTTATGATTCCGCAAATAATAAACTTTCTTATATCGGACAGACCTGGAGAGAAACTGACAGTACCTGGGTTAACTCCGAACAATATTTGTATACATATGATACTTATGGGTGGTTGACAAATGCGTTGGGACAAAATTGGGATACCGTAAATAACCAATGGGTAAACTATGTAAATGCACAATATACCCATGACCTTTATGGAGGAATTGAATCCGATTATGTTCAGCGATGGAATGACAGTGTTTGGGCAGATTCGGCATTAACACAATACGTATATGACAAATATGGAGATGCTATAAGCGGCGATTATTATACTTGGGATGGTAATTCCTGGGTCATTAATCAAGACGGCCCCTTCCAGGTATCTTATAATTACAATATTGATTACAAGTATTTTGTGGGATATCATTTTGATGCGGCTTATTCTACCCCGGTTGCCGAAGCCGTAAAAATGTTGAAGAGCCCGGTAAGTAAATTTGTCTGTATTCCGAATCCGGCATCAACATCTTCTGTGATTCAGCTGAATCTGGATGAAAAAACAAATGTAAACCTGAGTATTTTTGATATTACAGGTAAAAAATTAAAGACCATTTATAAAGGAAGTTTACCGAAAGGTACTTATCATTATCCGCTTTCATTGGAAGCTTTTCCGTCAGGTATCTATTTTGCCTCTGTTGGAACAGCTTATTCGATCAAAACAATTAAGATTGTATGGATGAATTAA
- a CDS encoding nucleobase:cation symporter-2 family protein: MRRSNHPVDEMLPGGQLFVYGLQHVLAMYAGAVAVPLIIAGAAHLTKAETAFLINADLFTCGIATLIQTLGIWKMGIRIPVIQGVTFAAVTPMILIAQSQGMETIFGAVIVAGFFTFLIAPYFSKLLRFFPPIVTGSIITIIGISLLPVGIAWSAGGFGNPNYASLEFLAIAGIVLLTILAINKYFKGFIANISVLIGLFVGMLIAWPLGLVDLSGLSSAPWLRVDTPFYYGWPKFDTGAILAMIIVMLVTMVESTGDFLAIGEIIDLPIKEKDLTRGLRADGFATMLGGALNAFPYTAFAQNVGLVGLTGVKSRFVVATSGVILVVLGLFPKLATIIASLPNPVLGGAGIAMFGIVAASGIKTLSRVDFTKNQHNIFIVAISIGIGIIPLVAPEFFKHFPSWSQTILHSGITLGSITAVALNAFFNGGKGAGETDEPVKEAEKEIKEVAKELIQEV; this comes from the coding sequence ATGAGAAGAAGCAATCACCCTGTTGACGAAATGCTACCGGGAGGCCAACTGTTTGTTTACGGATTACAACACGTTTTGGCCATGTATGCCGGAGCGGTTGCTGTTCCGCTTATCATTGCCGGCGCAGCACACCTTACCAAAGCCGAAACGGCTTTTCTGATCAATGCCGACTTATTTACCTGCGGCATTGCCACTTTAATTCAAACCCTGGGAATCTGGAAAATGGGAATTCGCATTCCTGTAATTCAGGGAGTTACTTTTGCTGCCGTTACTCCCATGATTCTAATTGCCCAGTCACAGGGAATGGAAACCATTTTTGGAGCCGTTATTGTGGCGGGTTTTTTCACCTTTCTTATTGCCCCGTATTTCAGTAAACTTTTACGATTCTTCCCTCCCATCGTTACCGGAAGCATCATTACCATCATCGGGATATCACTGCTTCCTGTAGGAATCGCCTGGTCGGCAGGCGGCTTTGGAAACCCGAATTATGCCTCTTTAGAATTTCTGGCTATTGCCGGAATTGTACTCCTAACCATTTTAGCCATTAACAAATATTTTAAAGGTTTTATTGCCAACATCTCCGTTTTAATCGGATTATTTGTGGGGATGCTTATTGCCTGGCCGTTAGGACTGGTTGATCTTTCCGGCCTCTCCAGCGCCCCCTGGCTAAGAGTAGACACTCCTTTTTATTATGGATGGCCAAAATTTGATACCGGCGCCATTTTAGCCATGATTATCGTCATGCTGGTAACCATGGTAGAATCAACCGGCGATTTTCTGGCTATTGGAGAAATCATTGATCTTCCCATAAAAGAAAAAGACCTTACCCGCGGATTGCGGGCCGACGGCTTTGCCACCATGCTTGGTGGGGCACTGAACGCCTTTCCTTATACCGCTTTTGCCCAAAATGTAGGGTTGGTGGGATTAACCGGAGTAAAAAGCCGTTTTGTAGTGGCTACATCCGGAGTCATTTTGGTCGTTTTGGGATTATTCCCCAAATTGGCAACGATTATTGCTTCTTTACCCAATCCGGTTTTGGGGGGTGCCGGAATTGCCATGTTTGGCATTGTGGCAGCCAGCGGAATCAAAACACTCTCCCGTGTTGATTTTACAAAAAACCAACACAATATTTTTATTGTAGCCATCAGTATTGGTATCGGAATCATCCCATTGGTAGCCCCTGAATTTTTTAAACATTTTCCCAGCTGGAGCCAAACCATTCTGCATAGCGGAATTACATTGGGTTCCATCACAGCCGTTGCCCTTAACGCCTTCTTTAATGGCGGCAAAGGAGCCGGCGAAACTGACGAACCAGTAAAGGAAGCCGAAAAAGAAATTAAAGAAGTA
- a CDS encoding 8-oxoguanine deaminase, whose translation MAVLFKNISTLVTFNQRDEILSNQDILAETNRIASIGKDLTPSPDTEIIDCSGLIALPGFVNTHHHLYQTLFRGIREVQEMPLFPWLIGLYEFWKHLTPEAVYYGALVGFSELLRTGCTTTMDHHYVFPKNQPGTLIDEQIKAAAQIGIRFHATRGSMSLGKSQGGLPPDSVVQKEEIILEDSERLINTYHDNRRFSMQRIALAPCSPFSVTPELMIETRKLARKKDVMLHTHLAETKDEEKFCLEKFGRRPVELMADMGWTGPDVWFAHVIHLNEAEMKLLNGAGVAHCPSSNMKLSSGICPTTELLEAGVKLSIAVDGSASNDGSNMWEEIRRAYLLNHLKYGSNGLNAYQILRTATRGGAEVLGRNDIGILEEGMAADIIFFDLNDIAYAGSHDPLVSLVTCGNSSLVKMTIVNGQIVVKDGKLLTINTESIRQKAHKVAADIVEYQRKHG comes from the coding sequence ATGGCTGTTTTATTCAAAAACATTTCGACTCTTGTCACTTTTAATCAACGTGACGAAATTTTATCCAATCAGGATATTTTAGCAGAAACAAACCGGATTGCATCCATCGGAAAAGACCTCACTCCCTCACCTGACACAGAAATAATAGACTGTTCAGGACTTATTGCCCTGCCGGGTTTTGTAAATACCCATCACCATTTGTATCAGACGCTTTTCAGGGGAATCCGCGAAGTACAGGAAATGCCTTTATTCCCCTGGCTTATCGGGCTCTACGAATTTTGGAAACATCTTACTCCCGAAGCCGTTTACTATGGTGCGCTGGTTGGATTTAGCGAATTGTTACGCACCGGATGCACAACCACCATGGATCACCATTATGTTTTCCCAAAAAACCAACCAGGCACACTCATTGACGAACAAATTAAAGCTGCCGCTCAAATTGGTATCCGGTTTCATGCCACCCGGGGCTCCATGTCGCTGGGGAAAAGTCAGGGCGGACTTCCTCCGGATTCTGTGGTACAAAAAGAAGAAATTATTTTGGAAGACTCCGAACGGTTAATCAACACCTACCATGATAATCGCCGGTTTTCGATGCAACGCATTGCCTTGGCACCATGCTCTCCGTTTTCGGTAACCCCCGAACTAATGATCGAAACCCGTAAACTGGCCCGGAAAAAAGATGTCATGCTGCACACCCACCTGGCCGAAACAAAAGACGAAGAGAAATTCTGCCTAGAAAAATTTGGCCGGCGTCCGGTAGAACTCATGGCCGATATGGGCTGGACCGGTCCGGATGTTTGGTTTGCCCACGTCATTCACCTCAATGAGGCGGAAATGAAGCTGCTCAATGGTGCCGGAGTAGCCCATTGCCCATCTTCCAACATGAAACTTTCTAGCGGCATTTGTCCTACTACCGAATTACTGGAAGCCGGAGTAAAGCTCAGTATTGCTGTAGACGGAAGCGCATCCAACGACGGTTCAAACATGTGGGAAGAAATTCGACGGGCTTACCTGCTTAACCACCTGAAATATGGCAGCAACGGACTAAATGCCTATCAAATTCTGCGTACAGCCACACGAGGCGGCGCAGAAGTACTGGGCAGAAACGACATCGGAATACTGGAAGAAGGCATGGCCGCCGATATTATATTCTTTGACCTGAACGACATTGCCTATGCGGGCTCACACGATCCTCTGGTCAGCCTGGTTACCTGCGGAAACAGCAGCCTGGTAAAAATGACCATTGTCAACGGACAGATCGTGGTAAAAGACGGAAAGCTCCTGACCATCAACACCGAAAGCATCCGACAAAAGGCCCACAAAGTGGCTGCCGACATTGTGGAATACCAAAGAAAACACGGATAA